TATGGTTATCATTTGACTCAATGCTTAATAGCCCTTCTAATATGTTATCCGAGAAGAATTCCTCGCCTTTTGCTTTCACATTTTTAATGAACTCAAATCTTTTAATTTTTTCCTTATTGCTATCTGCATAACTTTTAGTATCACAAAGAATGAGACCTTGTATTCTTTCAGGAAACAACTCAACTGCTCTTATCGCAATGTATCCACCCATAGATATTCCACAAAGGATTACCTTTTGTATCTTCAGATGATCCATGAGTGCAATAAGATCATCCACAAAAAGATCAATATTGTACAATCCATCTGAAACTCCACTCGATCCATGCCCTCTTATATCATAGGATACTACTTGATAATCCTTCGATAAAAACTCAATCTGTTCATTCCACATGGATTTGTTCAAACCAAGGGTGTGAATTAATACAAGGGGCGGAAATGAATCCCTGCCTGTAATTGAATAACAGAGAAGATTGTTATTGATCTGCACATAATTTTCTGTAACAATTGTATTCATAAGCTGATTTTTATTAGGTCATTGTTAAATATTGTTTTATATATTTTCATATGTATATAATTTGTTTTTTAATAGTCATCCCGATTTATCGGGAGCCAGGTTATCTTCATTAGTGTTTGTGCACTGTTCGGTGCATGGCTATTTCATATGTATATAATTTGTTTTTTAATTGACATCCCGATTTATCGGGATAGCCATGTTATATTCATTAGCGTTTGTGAACGGTTCGTGCATGGCTATTTCATATTATGATTTGCCAATCTTAATAAGGTTTATTGCCAGAAAAATTTGCCAAACTGAATTTTTCGCTTCGGCTATGTTGTATAATTTTCCTGCAAGCCTATAATCATCAATGATTGGTACTACTCCCCAATTATGCCTTAAACCCAGGCTAAATCTTTTAAAGTCAGCGGAAGTACCTGCAGAGAATCCATAATCAAAGAATTTAAAACTGTTTATTGTTATGTTCTCTCGAAATCCTGGAATGATTGAAGTTATTTGACCATCGGAAAGTATTGAAGCGTAGGGGCCAAAGTGCAAATTAACGGTATTTGTAATATTCAAAACAAGGTATACTGGCAGCTCAATATAATTTAGGTGATAATCAAAATATTCACTTGAATGCCCCTTTGTATTGTATAACAGTTCTGGTTGAAGCGCTAAAAATCCGAAAATATTCAGTTTGGCAAAAACACCGGCATTGTAACCTGCATTGAATTGATTAATCCTTAGGTTTTCAATGCCAATATTAAAATGAGTCAGATTAAATCCTCCCTTAATTCCAAGTTGTAATTGCCCATAACCTATTTGGATGGTTAGTAAAAAAAATAGTACAATAAGGCTTGCAAAGGGAATTTTTTTCATTTTTAAATATTCTTAATGTTTTTACCTC
This sequence is a window from Bacteroidota bacterium. Protein-coding genes within it:
- a CDS encoding alpha/beta fold hydrolase, translating into MNTIVTENYVQINNNLLCYSITGRDSFPPLVLIHTLGLNKSMWNEQIEFLSKDYQVVSYDIRGHGSSGVSDGLYNIDLFVDDLIALMDHLKIQKVILCGISMGGYIAIRAVELFPERIQGLILCDTKSYADSNKEKIKRFEFIKNVKAKGEEFFSDNILEGLLSIESNDNHKDILIKTRENLESNSLLGICGTMLALASRMDSSESLKNIKIPTLILAGEKDNDSPPVDSQYLNYFITGSQLHIIKHAFYLSNLENPNEFNRLIKAFLTKNFNQIIISNPIEILMEKLSKTANE
- a CDS encoding PorT family protein encodes the protein MKKIPFASLIVLFFLLTIQIGYGQLQLGIKGGFNLTHFNIGIENLRINQFNAGYNAGVFAKLNIFGFLALQPELLYNTKGHSSEYFDYHLNYIELPVYLVLNITNTVNLHFGPYASILSDGQITSIIPGFRENITINSFKFFDYGFSAGTSADFKRFSLGLRHNWGVVPIIDDYRLAGKLYNIAEAKNSVWQIFLAINLIKIGKS